A single region of the Pseudalkalibacillus berkeleyi genome encodes:
- a CDS encoding DUF441 domain-containing protein, whose amino-acid sequence MFNQASLFLIVLLGIALWAKNKSLLIAVVFLIVIKWVGLGDKVFPYIQKRGIEWGVTIITIAVLVPIATGEIGFKQLGDAMKSSYAWIALGSGIAVALIAASGLKLLASDPHITTALVFGTILAVSLFNGIAVGPLIGAGIAYMVMKVVQFIT is encoded by the coding sequence ATGTTCAACCAGGCATCATTATTTTTAATTGTACTACTAGGTATTGCCCTATGGGCCAAGAACAAATCATTATTGATCGCTGTTGTGTTTCTTATCGTAATTAAGTGGGTCGGACTTGGTGATAAAGTTTTCCCATATATACAAAAGCGTGGCATTGAATGGGGTGTAACCATCATTACGATCGCTGTACTTGTACCCATTGCTACAGGCGAAATAGGGTTCAAACAACTTGGAGATGCGATGAAATCTTCTTATGCATGGATCGCATTAGGGTCCGGAATTGCGGTAGCTCTTATTGCAGCAAGTGGATTAAAGTTACTTGCCTCTGATCCTCATATTACGACAGCACTCGTGTTTGGAACGATTCTAGCTGTTAGTTTATTTAATGGAATTGCGGTTGGCCCCTTGATTGGAGCAGGAATAGCATATATGGTTATGAAGGTGGTACAATTTATAACATGA
- the mdh gene encoding malate dehydrogenase, producing MANTRKKISVIGGGFTGATTAFIAGQKELGDVVLVDIPDMEDPTKGKALDMLEASPVQGFDAKITGTANYKDTADSDIVVITAGIARKPGMSRDDLVNTNAKIMKSVTQEIVKYSPDCTIIVLTNPVDAMTYTVLKASGFPKNRVIGQSGILDTARFCTFVAEELNLSVKDIRGFVLGGHGDDMVPLIRYSNAGGIPLDKLISKERLDAIVERTRKGGGEIVALLGNGSAYYAPAASLVEMVEAILKDQRRVLPAIAYLEGEYGYDGICLGVPTILGGKGLEEIVELELTEEEKADLDQSAESVRNVMNVLA from the coding sequence ATGGCGAACACACGTAAGAAAATTTCTGTAATCGGTGGCGGTTTCACAGGTGCAACTACTGCTTTTATTGCTGGACAAAAAGAACTTGGAGATGTTGTGTTAGTAGACATTCCCGATATGGAAGATCCGACTAAGGGTAAGGCACTTGATATGCTGGAAGCAAGTCCTGTACAAGGGTTTGATGCAAAAATTACAGGAACTGCGAATTACAAAGATACAGCTGATTCTGACATCGTCGTCATTACTGCTGGGATTGCACGTAAGCCAGGAATGAGCCGCGACGATCTAGTAAACACAAATGCAAAAATCATGAAGAGTGTTACACAAGAAATTGTTAAATACTCACCGGATTGTACAATCATTGTTTTAACAAACCCAGTTGACGCAATGACTTATACCGTATTGAAAGCATCTGGATTCCCTAAGAACCGAGTTATTGGTCAATCAGGTATTCTAGACACAGCTCGTTTTTGCACGTTTGTTGCAGAAGAGTTGAATCTTTCAGTAAAAGACATTAGAGGATTCGTGCTTGGTGGTCATGGAGATGATATGGTGCCATTAATTCGATACTCAAATGCGGGTGGTATACCATTGGATAAGTTGATTAGCAAGGAGCGTTTAGACGCCATCGTAGAACGCACACGTAAAGGCGGAGGCGAAATTGTAGCCCTGCTTGGTAACGGAAGTGCATACTATGCCCCTGCTGCATCACTTGTAGAAATGGTAGAAGCGATTTTAAAGGATCAACGAAGAGTGCTTCCTGCCATCGCATATCTTGAAGGTGAATATGGTTATGATGGCATTTGTCTAGGTGTTCCAACGATCCTTGGAGGAAAGGGATTAGAGGAAATCGTTGAATTAGAACTTACAGAAGAAGAAAAAGCTGATCTTGATCAATCAGCTGAATCTGTTCGCAATGTCATGAATGTTTTAGCTTAA
- the mutM gene encoding DNA-formamidopyrimidine glycosylase: MPELPEVETVRRTLEHLVLGKTIKGVTVTWPKIIKHPDDVKMFNDLVAGQTIHSVGRRGKFLKILLDDVVLVSHLRMEGRYVYVEGGEEPDKHTHVIFHFTDGTELWYRDVRKFGTMHVYSIGEEESNRPLSLLGPEPFDETFNPEHLWEKLQKTSRKVKPTLLDQAVLVGLGNIYVDEALFRVSIHPETIANKLSKKQVKALHKAIVDTLQEAVDQGGSTIRSYVNSQGDMGMFQQRLAVYARKGEPCLHCGTEIERIVVGGRGTHICPNCQK, encoded by the coding sequence ATGCCAGAATTACCTGAAGTAGAAACGGTTAGAAGAACGTTAGAACATTTAGTTCTTGGCAAAACGATTAAAGGTGTAACAGTTACGTGGCCGAAGATCATTAAGCATCCAGATGATGTAAAGATGTTTAACGATCTTGTTGCTGGTCAAACGATACATTCGGTCGGGCGTAGGGGAAAGTTCCTGAAAATTTTATTAGATGATGTGGTACTCGTGTCACACTTACGGATGGAAGGCCGTTACGTGTATGTAGAAGGTGGGGAAGAGCCTGACAAACACACGCATGTTATCTTTCATTTCACTGATGGTACGGAGCTATGGTATAGGGATGTTCGAAAGTTTGGAACGATGCATGTCTATTCAATTGGTGAAGAAGAATCGAACCGACCGCTTTCTTTGTTAGGGCCTGAGCCATTTGATGAAACGTTCAATCCTGAACACCTATGGGAGAAACTCCAAAAGACATCTCGTAAAGTTAAGCCTACATTGCTCGATCAAGCTGTATTGGTAGGACTAGGAAACATATACGTGGACGAAGCGTTGTTCCGTGTAAGTATTCATCCTGAAACCATTGCCAATAAGTTAAGTAAAAAACAAGTGAAAGCATTGCATAAAGCAATCGTCGATACATTACAAGAAGCGGTTGATCAAGGGGGAAGTACAATACGCTCTTACGTAAACTCCCAAGGTGATATGGGAATGTTCCAGCAAAGGCTTGCGGTATACGCGCGAAAAGGAGAACCTTGCTTACATTGCGGAACGGAAATTGAACGAATTGTAGTAGGTGGTAGGGGGACGCATATTTGTCCTAACTGCCAGAAGTAA
- a CDS encoding MaoC/PaaZ C-terminal domain-containing protein — protein sequence MLLGKKRKLGRKIDEINVGEKLEITETIEDKDLLLYLGLTDDNNPLYIQHDYATLTPFKKPLVPQIMLTGLITSAISKYLPGPGSSILKQSIAFPKPVYHYATIVLHFEITNVDTDEHVITVSVKGYDEEKDEIINGEFEVCPPHTPRSITARTFDNF from the coding sequence ATGTTACTAGGAAAAAAACGAAAGCTTGGAAGAAAGATTGATGAGATTAACGTAGGGGAGAAGCTTGAAATAACAGAAACGATCGAGGACAAAGATCTGCTCCTATATCTTGGATTAACAGATGATAATAATCCTTTATATATTCAACATGATTACGCGACATTAACACCATTTAAAAAGCCGCTCGTACCGCAAATCATGTTAACTGGACTGATTACATCAGCAATCAGTAAGTACTTACCAGGACCAGGAAGTTCAATTCTAAAACAATCCATTGCATTTCCAAAGCCTGTTTATCATTACGCTACTATCGTCTTACATTTTGAAATTACGAACGTAGATACAGATGAACATGTTATTACGGTTTCCGTTAAGGGATATGATGAGGAGAAGGACGAAATTATTAACGGTGAATTCGAAGTTTGTCCACCACATACCCCAAGATCAATTACAGCTAGAACTTTTGATAATTTTTAA
- the polA gene encoding DNA polymerase I — MSKKKLVLIDGNSIAYRAFFALPLLNNDKGVYTNAVYGFTTMLLKVLEDEAPSHILVAFDAGKTTFRHKTYGEYKGGRQKTPPELSEQFPLIRELLDAFDIKRYELENYEADDIIGTLSKQTDASEWEVKVITGDKDLLQLVDEHVKVSLTKKGITDVDTYDLNLVEERYGLKPEQIIDMKGLMGDSSDNIPGVPGVGEKTAIKLLKEFGTVEKVLESIDQVSGKKLKEKLEDNKEQAEMSKKLATIEVDAPIEIKLDTCGYKKDAPAKVVELFKELGFNSLIDRVDSEAAKEAELPSEDIEYEVLSEITDSDFGSEAAVVVECLEENYHNGDILGFGIVSEKGKYFIPTDVALQSELFKSWLEDETIIKYMPDAKQATVSLAWEGIKLRGVRFDALIASYLLNPSDSSHDIPSIATRLGLKRVSSNETIYGKGAKQKVPSQDELSEHIVRKADSLLEMVPTLQESLKKNELDVLYYDLEMPLSIVLGEMEHQGVQVDVERLEQMGKDLNEQLQKIESKIHELAGTAFNINSPKQLGEVLFEKLQLPVIKKTKTGYSTNADVLEKLKDKHEIIEEILFYRQLGKLNSTYVEGLLKVVHRDTEKIHTRFNQALAQTGRLSSIDPNLQNIPIRLEAGRKIRQAFIPSEKDWVMFAADYSQIELRVLAHIAQDDKMIEAFNNEEDVHTKTAMDVFHVGKDEVTSDMRRQAKAVNFGIVYGISDYGLSQSLGITRKEAGAFIERYLESFPGVKQYMDDIVQQAKQDGYVTTMLNRRRYLPEITSRNFNLRSFAERTAMNTPIQGTAADIIKKAMVEMAKRLDQEKLQTRMLLQVHDELIFEAPKDEIEKLEKIVPDVMEHAIQIDVPLKVDYSYGDTWYDSK, encoded by the coding sequence ATGAGCAAAAAGAAACTCGTTTTAATTGATGGAAATAGTATTGCATATCGCGCCTTTTTTGCGTTACCACTCTTGAACAACGATAAGGGTGTATATACGAACGCAGTATATGGTTTTACAACGATGTTATTGAAAGTTTTAGAAGATGAGGCACCAAGTCACATATTGGTTGCTTTTGATGCTGGGAAAACGACATTCCGCCACAAAACGTACGGAGAATATAAAGGCGGAAGACAGAAAACACCACCAGAGTTATCCGAACAATTCCCGCTTATTCGTGAATTGCTTGATGCTTTTGATATTAAGCGCTATGAATTAGAGAACTATGAAGCCGATGATATCATTGGAACACTTTCCAAGCAGACGGATGCATCAGAATGGGAAGTAAAGGTCATTACAGGTGATAAAGACTTACTCCAATTAGTGGATGAACACGTCAAGGTCAGTCTTACGAAAAAGGGAATCACAGATGTTGATACATACGATTTAAACCTCGTAGAAGAAAGATATGGCCTCAAGCCCGAACAAATTATCGACATGAAAGGTTTGATGGGCGATAGCTCTGATAATATTCCTGGTGTCCCTGGGGTCGGTGAGAAGACGGCCATTAAACTATTGAAGGAATTTGGAACAGTGGAGAAAGTGTTAGAATCCATTGATCAAGTTTCAGGTAAAAAGTTGAAAGAAAAGCTAGAGGACAATAAAGAACAAGCCGAAATGAGTAAGAAGCTTGCCACAATCGAAGTAGATGCACCGATTGAAATAAAGTTAGATACGTGTGGTTATAAAAAAGATGCACCTGCAAAGGTCGTCGAACTCTTTAAAGAACTTGGATTTAACTCGTTAATTGACCGGGTGGATAGCGAAGCAGCGAAAGAAGCGGAATTACCATCTGAAGATATTGAATATGAGGTTCTAAGTGAAATTACAGATAGTGACTTCGGGTCAGAAGCGGCTGTTGTAGTCGAATGTCTTGAAGAAAATTATCATAACGGAGACATTTTAGGCTTCGGAATCGTGTCTGAAAAAGGGAAATACTTTATACCGACTGACGTCGCACTTCAGTCAGAATTATTTAAAAGCTGGCTTGAGGATGAAACAATCATTAAGTATATGCCAGATGCGAAACAAGCAACTGTATCCCTTGCATGGGAAGGAATTAAATTAAGAGGGGTAAGATTCGATGCATTGATTGCGAGTTACCTTCTTAATCCGTCAGACTCTTCACATGACATTCCATCGATTGCAACACGTCTTGGACTTAAACGTGTATCCAGCAATGAAACGATTTATGGTAAAGGCGCTAAGCAAAAGGTGCCAAGTCAAGATGAGTTAAGTGAACACATCGTTAGAAAAGCAGATTCGTTGCTTGAAATGGTTCCTACTCTACAAGAGAGTTTGAAGAAAAATGAACTTGATGTGCTCTACTATGACCTAGAAATGCCTCTTTCAATTGTGTTGGGTGAAATGGAACATCAAGGTGTGCAGGTCGATGTGGAGCGACTTGAACAAATGGGTAAGGATCTAAATGAGCAACTTCAAAAAATTGAAAGCAAGATCCATGAACTTGCTGGTACAGCATTTAATATCAATTCGCCAAAGCAGCTTGGCGAAGTATTATTTGAAAAGCTTCAACTACCAGTTATTAAAAAGACAAAGACAGGTTATTCAACGAATGCAGATGTACTTGAGAAATTGAAAGACAAGCATGAGATTATCGAAGAGATCTTATTTTATAGACAGTTAGGCAAGTTGAATTCAACCTATGTTGAAGGACTACTAAAAGTGGTTCATCGGGATACGGAAAAAATTCATACTCGATTTAATCAAGCGCTTGCTCAAACAGGTCGACTGAGTTCTATTGATCCGAACCTACAAAATATCCCGATTCGTCTTGAAGCAGGTAGAAAGATTCGCCAAGCGTTTATACCGTCAGAAAAAGACTGGGTGATGTTCGCAGCGGACTACTCGCAAATTGAACTGCGCGTTCTCGCTCATATCGCACAGGACGATAAGATGATTGAAGCCTTCAATAACGAAGAGGATGTCCATACGAAAACAGCAATGGATGTTTTCCATGTTGGAAAAGATGAAGTAACTTCGGATATGCGTAGACAAGCAAAAGCCGTGAACTTTGGTATTGTTTATGGAATCAGTGACTACGGACTTTCTCAAAGTCTTGGTATAACCCGAAAAGAAGCAGGGGCATTTATCGAAAGGTATCTGGAAAGTTTCCCAGGTGTCAAACAGTACATGGATGACATTGTCCAACAAGCGAAACAAGACGGATACGTAACAACGATGTTAAACCGCAGAAGATATTTACCTGAGATAACAAGCAGAAATTTCAACTTACGAAGCTTTGCTGAACGTACTGCAATGAACACTCCGATTCAAGGAACTGCTGCTGACATTATTAAGAAGGCGATGGTTGAAATGGCGAAGCGTTTAGATCAGGAGAAATTACAAACAAGAATGCTCCTACAAGTGCATGATGAATTAATATTTGAAGCACCAAAAGACGAAATTGAAAAGCTAGAGAAAATTGTTCCAGATGTAATGGAGCATGCGATTCAAATAGACGTACCTTTGAAGGTGGATTACTCATACGGGGACACTTGGTACGATTCTAAGTAA
- the pnpS gene encoding two-component system histidine kinase PnpS, whose translation MKNFRGRILNSFIIFTSGIFLLLGIAIANLSIGSIERALFQSYKKQLELIAYDVINEEDKDRVLQKYHKSIGGHLTYISEEGTVDGTTFKDPPLQMLEGLTHQTNQTQMMKTEDRINFVRPLNPLQPSTDYLVITINNSDFEKELRDAWSPVLITLFLSYLLLIYITFRLTGKLAKPVDDAMRVAKELARGNFKARSHEYQLRETGELNHSLNILARNLEQITELREAEQERMKTVIENMDSGLLLIDALGYIHLMNRTYRSIFEVNQEVSNETLYYDVMPNQSVIDLVEETFLTEATVKKQVSISVGIDRKHFHITCVPILGFQDKIKGIVLVFHDITELKHLEQMRKDFVANVSHELRTPVTSLKGFAETLLDGAMDDVELRKKFLSIIWKESDRLQNLIQDLLDFTKMEQSNFKLNWQTVNLATIIDDVTTLLETKARKKELKMHVELSGSLEMDGDAERLKQILINLINNALSYTPSGGEVWITGKDVDENIELYVKDTGIGITDDEVPRIFERFYRVDKARSRNSGGTGLGLAIVKHLVEAHKGSIKVTSQKDKGTTFQMIFSKKRKD comes from the coding sequence ATGAAGAACTTCCGCGGTAGAATACTGAATTCATTTATTATCTTTACGAGCGGAATCTTTCTGTTACTTGGAATTGCCATTGCAAACTTGTCGATTGGCAGTATAGAACGTGCGCTTTTTCAATCTTATAAAAAGCAATTGGAACTGATCGCATACGATGTGATTAATGAAGAGGATAAAGATCGTGTGCTTCAAAAATATCATAAAAGTATTGGTGGGCACTTAACTTATATTTCGGAAGAAGGAACTGTGGATGGGACGACATTTAAAGACCCTCCACTACAAATGTTAGAAGGTCTAACCCATCAAACGAATCAGACACAAATGATGAAGACGGAAGATCGGATTAATTTTGTAAGACCATTAAATCCTCTCCAGCCTTCAACAGATTACCTCGTGATTACAATTAATAATAGTGACTTTGAGAAGGAATTAAGAGACGCATGGTCTCCAGTTCTTATTACATTGTTCCTAAGTTATTTACTTTTGATCTACATTACATTTCGTTTAACGGGTAAACTGGCCAAGCCTGTCGATGATGCGATGCGTGTAGCTAAAGAACTGGCTAGAGGAAATTTCAAGGCTAGAAGTCATGAGTATCAATTAAGAGAGACGGGTGAGCTAAACCATTCTCTCAACATCCTTGCACGTAATCTAGAACAGATTACTGAGCTTCGTGAAGCAGAACAAGAGCGGATGAAAACCGTAATCGAGAATATGGATAGTGGATTGTTATTGATTGATGCACTTGGCTATATCCATTTGATGAACAGGACATATCGTTCAATTTTCGAAGTGAATCAAGAAGTATCTAATGAAACGTTATACTATGATGTTATGCCGAATCAAAGTGTTATTGATCTTGTTGAGGAAACCTTCTTAACAGAAGCTACTGTCAAGAAGCAAGTGTCCATTTCAGTTGGGATTGATCGCAAACATTTTCATATCACATGTGTACCCATTCTAGGTTTCCAAGACAAAATTAAAGGAATCGTACTCGTCTTTCATGACATTACGGAGTTAAAGCATTTAGAGCAAATGAGGAAGGATTTTGTTGCCAACGTGTCCCACGAGTTAAGAACACCCGTCACCTCCCTAAAAGGCTTTGCTGAAACGTTGCTAGACGGAGCGATGGATGATGTGGAACTTCGTAAGAAATTCCTTTCAATTATTTGGAAAGAGAGTGATCGACTACAAAATCTGATTCAAGACTTGCTGGACTTTACGAAAATGGAACAATCTAATTTCAAATTAAATTGGCAAACCGTTAATCTAGCGACAATCATTGATGATGTGACAACTTTACTTGAAACTAAAGCACGGAAAAAGGAACTTAAAATGCATGTAGAATTGTCTGGATCACTTGAGATGGACGGGGATGCAGAGCGCTTGAAGCAAATCCTTATTAATCTAATTAATAATGCTCTTTCATATACACCATCAGGTGGTGAAGTGTGGATCACGGGTAAAGATGTTGATGAAAACATAGAACTTTATGTTAAGGATACTGGGATTGGCATCACTGACGATGAGGTGCCGCGTATATTTGAACGATTCTACAGAGTTGATAAAGCGAGAAGTCGAAATTCAGGTGGAACGGGTCTCGGTCTCGCGATTGTTAAGCATCTAGTAGAAGCTCATAAGGGATCAATTAAAGTGACTAGCCAAAAGGACAAGGGAACAACGTTTCAGATGATATTTTCTAAGAAACGAAAAGACTAA
- a CDS encoding response regulator transcription factor: MTEKKILVVEDEESINTLLQFNLEQAGFDVITAMDGATGLDLAQQEKPDLIVLDLMLPEMDGLDVCKSLRQARSMIPILMLTAKDDEFDKVLGLELGADDYMTKPFSPREVVARVKAILRRSEYNAKDAQVDVDLEQMVVGDLKVYPENYEAFFEGESLELTPKEFELLVYLVRNKGRVLSREQLLNAIWDYDFVGDTRIVDVHISHLREKIEQNTRKPIYIKTIRGLGYKLDGPQ, from the coding sequence ATGACAGAAAAAAAGATCCTAGTAGTCGAAGATGAAGAATCGATTAATACTTTGCTGCAATTTAACCTTGAACAAGCAGGTTTTGATGTCATTACGGCAATGGATGGTGCAACTGGTTTAGATTTGGCTCAGCAAGAAAAGCCAGATTTGATTGTACTAGATTTAATGTTGCCTGAAATGGATGGACTTGATGTATGTAAAAGCTTGAGGCAAGCCCGATCCATGATCCCGATTCTTATGCTGACAGCCAAAGATGATGAGTTCGATAAAGTGTTAGGTTTAGAACTTGGCGCGGATGATTATATGACAAAGCCTTTTAGCCCTAGAGAAGTCGTTGCCCGAGTAAAAGCTATTTTACGAAGGAGCGAATATAACGCTAAAGACGCACAGGTCGATGTGGATTTAGAACAGATGGTTGTAGGTGATTTAAAGGTTTACCCGGAAAATTATGAAGCATTTTTCGAAGGAGAATCATTAGAACTTACCCCAAAGGAATTTGAGTTGCTCGTTTACCTTGTAAGAAATAAAGGACGAGTTCTTTCACGTGAACAATTACTTAATGCGATTTGGGATTATGATTTTGTAGGAGACACAAGAATTGTAGATGTGCACATTAGTCATCTGCGTGAAAAGATTGAACAAAACACAAGAAAGCCGATTTATATTAAGACCATTCGTGGATTAGGTTATAAATTGGACGGGCCTCAATAG
- the citZ gene encoding citrate synthase — MTATRGLEGIVATTSSVSSIIDGVLTYRGYNIDDLADYASFEEVVYLLWYGKLPNQQELSGFKAELSKNFALPQPVVDMIKSFPLNDIHPMAAVRTAVSSLGLYDEEADEMTDEANSAKAIRLQARLASIVAAFSRIRDGLEVIEPKEDLSYAANFLYMLNGEVPDEVSEKAVNKALVLHADHELNASTFTARVCVATLSDVYSGVTAAIGALKGPLHGGANERVMKMLSEVGEPENAEEYLKGALERKEKIMGFGHRVYKDGDPRAKHLREMSKQLTQITGESKWYEMSVKLDEVMTKEKGLLPNVDFYSASVYHSLGLKHDLFTPIFAMSRVSGWLAHILEQYENNRLIRPRAEYTGPSMQKYVSIENR; from the coding sequence ATGACAGCAACGAGAGGATTAGAAGGAATTGTAGCTACAACGTCATCGGTAAGTTCAATCATTGATGGTGTATTGACTTATCGTGGCTACAACATTGATGATCTTGCTGATTACGCAAGTTTTGAAGAGGTTGTATATTTATTATGGTATGGTAAGTTACCAAACCAACAAGAATTAAGTGGGTTTAAAGCAGAACTTTCTAAGAACTTTGCCCTACCACAGCCAGTAGTTGATATGATCAAAAGTTTCCCATTGAATGATATTCATCCGATGGCAGCAGTGAGAACAGCTGTATCGTCACTAGGTTTATATGATGAGGAAGCGGATGAAATGACAGATGAAGCAAATTCAGCGAAAGCTATTCGTCTTCAAGCGAGACTAGCTAGCATTGTTGCGGCGTTTTCACGAATTCGTGATGGTTTAGAGGTCATTGAACCGAAAGAGGATCTTAGCTACGCTGCGAACTTCTTATATATGCTAAATGGTGAAGTACCTGATGAAGTTTCTGAGAAAGCAGTAAACAAAGCATTGGTTCTTCATGCTGACCATGAATTAAACGCATCTACTTTTACAGCACGTGTCTGTGTGGCTACACTTTCTGATGTATATTCAGGTGTAACTGCAGCGATTGGTGCTTTGAAAGGACCACTACACGGTGGAGCGAATGAGCGTGTAATGAAAATGCTATCTGAAGTTGGAGAGCCTGAAAATGCAGAAGAGTATCTTAAAGGTGCACTTGAGCGTAAAGAAAAAATTATGGGCTTTGGTCACCGAGTATATAAAGACGGCGATCCTCGTGCGAAGCATTTACGTGAGATGTCCAAGCAACTGACTCAAATTACAGGTGAAAGCAAATGGTATGAAATGTCTGTTAAGCTGGATGAAGTTATGACGAAAGAAAAAGGCTTATTACCGAATGTTGATTTCTATTCAGCTTCTGTATATCACAGCTTAGGATTGAAGCATGACTTGTTCACACCAATCTTTGCAATGAGTCGAGTTTCTGGTTGGTTGGCTCATATTCTAGAACAATACGAGAACAATCGATTGATTCGTCCTCGTGCTGAGTATACTGGACCATCTATGCAAAAATATGTTTCAATTGAAAACCGCTAG
- the icd gene encoding NADP-dependent isocitrate dehydrogenase, giving the protein MNMANGERITVDNGVLNVPNKPIIPFIEGDGIGPDIWAAASKVLEAAVEKAYNGEKGIEWKEVLAGQKAYDKTGEWLPAETLDVIREYILAIKGPLTTPIGGGIRSLNVALRQELDLFTCLRPVRYFKGVPSPLKKPEDTDMVIFRENTEDIYAGIEYAKGSDEVKKVIQFLQDEMGVKNIRFPETSGIGIKPVSEEGTKRLVRAAIEYALTEGRKSVTLVHKGNIMKFTEGAFKNWGYEVAEQEFGNKVFTWAEYDRIVEKDGKDAANKAQADAEAEGKIIIKDSIADIFLQQILTRPAEFDVVATMNLNGDYVSDALAAQVGGIGIAPGANINYETGHAIFEATHGTAPKYAGLDKVNPSSVLLSGVLMLEHIGWTEAAELVMKSIEKTIASKVVTYDFARLMDGATEVKCSEFGNELIKNMG; this is encoded by the coding sequence ATGAACATGGCAAACGGAGAACGTATTACAGTAGACAATGGGGTACTAAACGTACCAAATAAACCAATCATTCCTTTCATCGAAGGTGATGGTATTGGACCTGACATTTGGGCTGCCGCTTCCAAAGTATTAGAAGCTGCAGTAGAGAAAGCATACAATGGCGAGAAGGGCATTGAATGGAAAGAAGTCCTTGCAGGGCAAAAAGCTTATGACAAGACTGGAGAGTGGCTTCCGGCTGAAACGCTTGATGTAATCCGTGAGTACATACTTGCGATTAAAGGACCACTTACAACGCCAATCGGTGGTGGAATTCGTTCATTGAACGTAGCACTACGTCAAGAATTGGACCTATTTACTTGCCTTCGTCCAGTACGTTATTTCAAAGGCGTTCCATCTCCACTTAAAAAGCCAGAAGATACAGATATGGTTATTTTCCGTGAGAATACTGAAGATATCTATGCGGGTATCGAGTATGCAAAAGGATCAGACGAAGTGAAGAAAGTCATCCAATTCTTACAAGATGAAATGGGTGTCAAAAACATTCGTTTCCCTGAAACTTCTGGAATTGGTATCAAACCAGTATCTGAAGAAGGTACGAAGCGTCTTGTGCGCGCTGCAATTGAGTATGCGCTCACCGAAGGCCGAAAGAGTGTTACACTCGTTCATAAAGGTAACATCATGAAATTTACTGAAGGTGCCTTCAAGAACTGGGGATACGAAGTTGCTGAGCAAGAATTCGGAAACAAAGTATTCACATGGGCTGAATATGACCGTATCGTTGAAAAAGACGGTAAGGATGCTGCGAATAAAGCTCAGGCTGACGCAGAAGCTGAAGGTAAGATTATCATAAAAGATTCAATTGCTGATATTTTCCTTCAACAAATCTTAACTCGTCCAGCTGAGTTCGATGTTGTTGCTACAATGAATCTGAATGGTGATTATGTGTCTGATGCATTAGCAGCACAAGTTGGTGGAATCGGAATTGCCCCAGGTGCAAACATTAACTATGAAACTGGACATGCAATCTTCGAAGCAACACACGGTACAGCTCCTAAATATGCTGGATTAGATAAAGTTAACCCTTCATCTGTTCTTCTTTCAGGCGTATTGATGCTTGAGCATATTGGATGGACAGAAGCTGCTGAACTTGTAATGAAATCAATTGAGAAAACAATTGCAAGTAAAGTGGTAACATACGATTTCGCTCGTCTAATGGACGGTGCTACCGAAGTTAAATGTTCTGAGTTTGGTAACGAACTTATTAAAAATATGGGCTAG